One window of the Camelus dromedarius isolate mCamDro1 chromosome 15, mCamDro1.pat, whole genome shotgun sequence genome contains the following:
- the PFN4 gene encoding profilin-4, with protein sequence MSHLQNLLLDTLLGTKHVDSAALIKLQERSLCVASPGFSVMPRDVRTLVNGFAKNPLIARREGLYFKEKDYKCIRADEYSLYAKNENTGVVVVKTQLYLLVATYTEGMYPSVCVEATEKLGDYLRRKGN encoded by the exons ATGAGCCATTTGCAGAACTTACTGTTAGATACCCTACTGGGAACGAAACATGTGGACAGTGCAGCCCTCATCAAACTCCAGGAGCGGAGCCTTTGTGTAGCATCACCAGGATTCAGT GTAATGCCCCGTGATGTCCGAACACTTGTTAATGGATTCGCCAAGAACCCTTTGATAGCCAGAAGAGAAGGATTGTATTTCAAGGAGAAGGACTACAAATGTATCCGGGCAGATGAGTATTCTCTTTATGCTAAGAAT GAAAATACTGGTGTCGTTGTTGTGAAGACCCAGCTGTATCTTCTGGTGGCAACTTACACTGAGGGCATGTATCCTAGTGTCTGTGTGGAAGCCACAGAGAAGCTGG GAGACTAtctaagaagaaaaggaaattaa